One window from the genome of Aeromonas sp. FDAARGOS 1405 encodes:
- the murJ gene encoding murein biosynthesis integral membrane protein MurJ — protein MSKKLIKSGMIVSGMTLASRVMGLVRDVVIANLLGAGVAADVFFFANRIPNFLRRLFAEGAFNQAFVPVMTEYKKNGDEREVRELLAAVAGTLGGIVTVVTLLGVLGSGVLTALFGWGWFWDWLHGGPAAEKFELASLMLKITFPYLWFITFTAMAGAILNTFGRFAVSSFTPVFLNITMIAAAWWIAPLMDKPEISLAIGVFLGGLVQFLFQYPFLRQINMLVWPKWGWNHPGVVKIRTLMIPALFGVSVSQINLLVNTMLASFLATGAISYLYYSDRLLEFPLGLFAVAISTVILPALAKKHVDADPADFSRTMDWGVRMVMLLGLPAMIGIAVMREPILRVLFMRGEFGLHEVSMSSASLLASTTGLLSLMLIKVLAPGYYARQDTKTPVRIGVMSMIANMVCNLLFIYPLGYVGLALSTACSGTLNAALLFKGLYQQSVYRPSRHTGVFCLKLLVASVLMGGVLAYLSPDLAQWGTWSMGKASLQLTMLLSLGAGVYAVVLLLLGIRPRHLKSGQQ, from the coding sequence TTGAGTAAGAAATTGATCAAATCCGGCATGATAGTGTCCGGAATGACGCTGGCATCCCGCGTAATGGGCTTGGTTCGCGATGTGGTCATCGCAAATCTGCTCGGTGCCGGGGTGGCCGCAGACGTATTCTTCTTTGCCAATCGCATTCCCAACTTTCTGCGTCGCCTGTTCGCCGAAGGTGCCTTCAACCAGGCCTTTGTTCCCGTGATGACGGAGTACAAGAAAAATGGCGACGAGAGGGAAGTGCGTGAATTGCTGGCGGCGGTTGCGGGCACGCTGGGGGGCATAGTGACTGTGGTCACCCTGCTCGGTGTGCTGGGGTCTGGTGTGCTGACCGCGCTGTTTGGCTGGGGCTGGTTCTGGGACTGGCTGCATGGCGGCCCTGCGGCCGAGAAGTTCGAGCTCGCCAGTCTGATGCTCAAAATCACCTTCCCTTACCTATGGTTCATCACCTTTACCGCCATGGCGGGGGCTATCCTCAACACCTTCGGCCGCTTTGCGGTCTCGTCGTTTACGCCGGTGTTTCTCAACATCACCATGATTGCGGCGGCCTGGTGGATTGCGCCACTGATGGACAAACCTGAGATCTCGCTGGCAATTGGTGTCTTTTTGGGCGGTTTGGTGCAGTTTCTGTTCCAGTACCCCTTTTTGCGCCAAATCAACATGCTGGTATGGCCCAAGTGGGGATGGAATCACCCGGGGGTGGTGAAGATCCGCACCCTGATGATCCCGGCCCTGTTCGGGGTCTCGGTCAGCCAGATCAACCTGCTGGTCAACACCATGCTGGCTTCTTTCCTGGCGACCGGTGCCATCAGTTACCTCTACTACTCTGATCGCCTGCTGGAGTTCCCCCTCGGTCTGTTTGCAGTGGCCATCAGTACCGTGATCCTGCCTGCGCTGGCGAAGAAGCATGTGGATGCCGATCCGGCCGACTTCTCCCGCACCATGGATTGGGGGGTGCGGATGGTGATGCTGCTCGGCCTGCCCGCTATGATAGGCATTGCGGTGATGCGCGAGCCTATTTTGCGGGTGCTGTTCATGCGCGGCGAATTTGGTCTGCATGAAGTGAGCATGTCGAGCGCCAGCCTGTTGGCCTCCACTACCGGTCTGCTTTCCCTGATGCTGATCAAGGTGCTGGCGCCCGGTTACTACGCCCGTCAGGACACCAAGACGCCGGTGCGGATCGGGGTGATGTCGATGATTGCCAACATGGTCTGCAACCTCCTCTTCATCTATCCGCTCGGTTATGTTGGCCTGGCGCTCTCGACCGCTTGCTCGGGCACTCTGAATGCGGCCTTGCTGTTCAAGGGGTTGTACCAGCAGAGCGTCTATCGCCCCTCCCGCCATACCGGCGTGTTCTGCCTCAAGCTGCTGGTCGCCAGCGTGCTGATGGGAGGCGTGCTCGCCTACCTGTCGCCGGATCTGGCCCAGTGGGGCACATGGAGCATGGGCAAGGCCAGTTTGCAGCTGACCATGCTGCTGTCGCTGGGGGCCGGGGTCTACGCGGTGGTGTTGCTACTGCTGGGCATTCGGCCGCGTCATCTTAAATCGGGGCAGCAGTAG
- the ribF gene encoding bifunctional riboflavin kinase/FAD synthetase yields MELIRGIHNLKPRHRGCVLTIGNFDGVHQGHHAVLARLKEKAAQLGLPACVMLFEPQPLELFAGTAAPARLSRLREKYEALQGLDIDRMLCVRFSHRFAEQAASTFIEQLLVEKLGVRYLVVGDDFRFGKGREGDFHLLEEAGHRFGFEVISTQSFQLERQRVSSTLVREALKAGRMAEVELMLGRPYTISGRVAHGDKLGRTIGFPTANLALKRQVIPVGGVFAVEVICSGKTFPGVANVGVRPTLSGTQARLEVHLFDFSGDLYGQQVKVLLRHKLREEQKFASFTALKEQIERDALAARAWFGLPQFNLPSTLLEKKGTQD; encoded by the coding sequence ATGGAGCTTATTCGCGGCATTCACAATCTCAAGCCCCGTCACCGGGGATGTGTATTAACCATTGGCAACTTTGATGGGGTTCATCAGGGTCACCATGCGGTATTGGCACGTCTCAAGGAGAAAGCGGCCCAGCTGGGATTGCCCGCCTGCGTCATGCTGTTTGAACCGCAGCCGCTGGAGCTGTTTGCCGGCACGGCGGCGCCCGCCCGGCTGAGCCGGTTGCGGGAAAAGTACGAAGCGCTGCAGGGGCTGGATATCGATCGCATGCTCTGCGTGCGCTTCAGCCACCGCTTCGCCGAGCAGGCGGCTTCGACCTTCATCGAGCAGTTGCTGGTGGAGAAGCTCGGGGTGCGCTATCTGGTGGTCGGCGATGATTTTCGCTTCGGCAAGGGGCGGGAAGGGGATTTCCACCTGCTGGAGGAGGCGGGCCATCGCTTCGGTTTCGAGGTGATCAGCACCCAGAGCTTCCAGCTCGAACGGCAGCGGGTCAGCAGCACCCTGGTGCGTGAAGCCCTTAAGGCGGGCCGGATGGCGGAGGTGGAGCTGATGCTTGGCCGCCCCTACACCATCAGCGGCCGGGTGGCCCACGGCGACAAGCTAGGGCGCACCATAGGTTTTCCCACTGCCAATCTGGCCCTCAAGCGTCAGGTGATCCCGGTCGGTGGCGTGTTTGCGGTGGAAGTGATATGTTCCGGCAAGACCTTCCCCGGTGTAGCCAATGTGGGTGTACGGCCGACCTTGAGCGGTACACAAGCCAGATTGGAAGTACATCTATTTGATTTTTCTGGTGATCTATATGGTCAGCAGGTCAAGGTGCTGCTTCGCCACAAGCTGCGCGAAGAGCAGAAGTTTGCCTCTTTCACTGCCTTGAAAGAGCAGATCGAACGAGATGCCCTGGCGGCCCGAGCCTGGTTCGGGCTGCCACAATTCAATTTACCCAGCACTCTTTTAGAAAAGAAGGGAACCCAGGACTGA